Within the Microbacterium terricola genome, the region GGCCGGGAGGGCGTGTGGGTCGTGGGGGCGGGAACCGTCGGCAGCACCGTGTCGGTCACAGGGGGCGGTCTCGACGAGGAGTCGGAGCACTTGCGGCGCAGGGCGCGGCGGCTCGACCGCGCTCCGGTGCTCGTCCCCCTGTCCGCCGGGCTGGCCGTGCGCGGCGGCGGGGCGTTGGCTGCCGCCGTCGTCCGCGCGCTCGCCCTGCAGCTGTGCCTCGCCCTGCCCCCTGGAGCGGTGCGGGTGGTCGCGGGTCCCGCCGACGACGGTGCCTGGATGCGGATGCTGCCGCACCGCGAGATCGCCGCGCCCGTCCGTCTCGCGATCACGGGTCCGGGTGACGCCGCACCCGACGACGCCGACATCGTGCTCATGCATCTCGCCCCCGGCGCACCCGTCCCGCCCCGCTGCGGTGCGCTGCTCACGGTGCTCTCGCCGGCGCGTGCCCTGCTCGACCACGACGGGAGCGCGCACGAGATCAGCGTCGAGGCGGTCGGGCGCGACCAGGCCGAGGCGCTCGCGGGCGGCCTCGCTGCCCGCGCCGCGCGGATCGGGATCGGTCAGACCGCCGAGCCGCCGGTCGCGCTCGGGCCGCTGCTGCGCGACGCACCGCCCGCACGGCGGGGAGGGCTCCCCGCCGTCATCGGTGCGCGCGGCGGGGAGCCGGTCGTGGTCGACCTGGTCACGGACGGGCCGCACGCGGTGGTGGCGGGCGTGACCGGTGCCGGCAAGAGCGAGCTGCTCGTCACGTGGGTGCTCGCGCTCGCTGCGACCCACTCGACGGACGAGGTCGCCTTCCTCCTCGCCGACTTCAAGGGCGGCACCGCCTTCGATCCGCTGGCCGGGCTGCCGCATGTGGCCGGCGTCATCACCGACCTCGACGGAACGGGCGCGCTGCGCGCGATCCAGAGCCTCCGGGCCGAGATCAGGCGGCGGGAGGCCGCGCTCGCGGCGGCCGGTGCGCGAGACGTGCTCGACCCGGCCGCCGGGCTCGGCCGGCTGGTGGTGGTCGTCGACGAATTCGCCGCGCTGCTCGGCGAGCGGCCGGAGCTGCACGCGCTGTTCGCGGACGTCGCCGCACGGGGGAGGGCGCTCGGCATCCACCTGATCCTCGGCACCCAGCGGATCACGGGAGTGGTGCGCGACGGTCTGCTCGCCAACTGTCCGCTGCGGATCAGCCTGCGCGTCACCGACGCGACCGACAGCCGCGCGGTCATCGGCGGCGACGAGGCCGCGCGCCTGGACGGCGGCCAGGCCGGGCGTGGCGTCGCGCTGCTGCGGCGCGCCTCGGACGGAGCGCCGCAGCGCTTCCGCGTCGCGCTCTCGGCACCCTCCGACGTCGCCGCCGCCCGCACCGCGCGGCAGGGTGCGCCACTCCGCCGGCCGTGGCTGCCTGCGCTTCCCGAGCAGCTGGCGCTGGCCGAGATCACCGCGCAGGTCCCGACCGGCGGGCTCGCGTTGGGGCTGGCCGATGAGCCGGAGCAGCAGCGCCAGCATCCTCTCGTGATCTCGGCTGCCGACCGCGGCGTGCTCGTGGTGGGCAGGGCCGGTGCGGGGAAGACGACGGCGCTGCACACCCTGGCGGCGCAGGCGTCGTCCGTCGTGTGGGTGCCGCGGCACGGCGAGGGCGCATGGGATGCGGTCACGTCGCTCGTCGAGGCGCCCCGCGCCGGTGCCGTGATCGTGATCGACGATCTCGACGCGCTCGGCGGCGGCCTCCCGCTCGACTACGCCCACGAGCTGCACGACCGGATCGAGCGGCTCGTACGTCTGGCCGGCGACGCGGGCATGCTCGTCCTGGCGTCGGCGCAGCGACTCAACGGCGCGATCGCCCGGGTCGCCGACCTGCTGCCGAGGCGGCTGATCCTCGGGACGGTGTCGCGGGTCGAGCACGTCTCGCTCGGCGGCGAACCTGAGCACTTCGCCGCACGCTGCCCGCCCGGGCGGGGCCGCTGGGACGGCACCGCCGTGCAGGTCGCCCGCACGGCCGAGCAGGCGGGTCCCCCGCGCACGCGCACTCCGGCGACGTGGCGTCCGCAGCATCCTCTCGCCGGCGTCGTGGTGCGCTCGCCCGCGGGGATCCGCGATGTGCTGGCCGACTGGGCATCCCACGGCACCCACGTCGTGGCTCCCGCGGAGTTCGGCGCCCACCTGCACGCCGACGACGCGCCGGTGGTGGTCGTCGGAGACGTGGACGACTGGCAGCGGCACTGGCGGCTGCTGACCGAGGTGCGCGCCGAGCACGAGCTCGTCATCGACGCCGGCTGCCTCGCCGACTACCGCATGCTCACCGGTGAGCGTGCACTGCCGCCGTACTGCGAGCCGGGGCGTGCGCGGGCGTGGCTGCACGTGCCGGGAGATTCCGCGGTGCGGGTGGCGCTCGAGTGACTGGCTTGACCGGCCCGTCCCGCGGTTCTACGGTCGCGGTATGGCAACGACGCCGATCATCCTCTCCCGACCCGACGGAAAGGGACTGGCAGCCGGCACGCTGGGGCTGTGGGGCTCCACCGTCATCGGACTCGCCTCCACCGCGCCGGTCTACTCCCTCGTCGCGACCCTCGGGTTCGTCGTCCTCGCGGTCGGCGCCCAGGCGCCCATCGCCTTCGTCATCGCGTTCATCCCGATGCTCTTCATCGCCTTCGCGTACCGCGAGCTCAACAACGCCGTGCCCGACTGCGGCACCACCTTCACGTGGGGCACCAAGGCCTTCGGACCGTGGGTGGGCTGGCTCGGCGGCTGGGGCGTCGCGGTGGCCGGAATGGTCGTGCTCGCCAACCTCGCGCAGATCGCCGGCATCTACTTCTGGGCGCTCATCGACGGCATCGCGCGCACCCCCGAAGACGCGCTGCTCGCCGACAACGTGCCGCTCGTCACGGCCACCGGCGTCGTGTTCATCGCCGCGATGACCTGGGTGAGCTGGCGCGGCGTGGAGATCGGCGAACGCATCCAGAACATCCTGCTCGGCATCCAGTACCTCGCCCTCGCGATCTTCGTCGTGGCCGCGCTCTGGCACTTCTTCGCGGGGACGGCGCCGGATCCGACGCCGTTCGACTGGTCGTGGTTCAACCCGTTCGCCTTCACCGACTGGAGCGGCTTCATCGAGGCGATCCTGCTGGCGCTGTTCATCTACTGGGGATGGGACACCTGCCTCGCCCTGAACGAGGAGACGAAGGATCCCACTCGCATCCCCGGCCGTGCAGCGCTGCTGACGACGATCATCCTGCTCTTCACCTACGTCTCGGTGACCGTCGCGGCGATGATGTACGCGGGGCTCGGCGAGACCGGGACCGGCCTCGGCAACGAGGCCAACGCCGACGACTTCTTCCTCGCCGTCAAGGACGGCCTGCTCGGTCCGCTCGGCTGGGTGCTGGTGGTCGCCGTGATGATCTCGGCGATCTCCTCGACGCAGACCACGATCCTGCCGACGGCACGGGGGACCCTCGCGATGGCGGCGTACCGGGCCCTTCCTGCGCGGTTCAAGACCGTGCACCCGCGGTATCGCACGCCGTCGTTCTCGACCCTCGTGATGGGGATCGTCGCCTCGGTCTACTACGTCGGGATGACGCTCATCAGCGACAACATCCTGCAGGACTCGATCCTGTCGCTGGGCCTCGCGATCGCGTTCTACTACGCGATCACCGGGTACGCGTGCGTCTGGTACTTCCGCCGCGACCTGTTCACGTCGGCGCGGGACTTCTTCTACAAGGGGCTGCTGCCGCTGCTCGGCGCGCTGATGCTCACGTACGCGTTCGTGCAGTCCGCGATCGACATGTACGACGTCGACTACGGCTACACGGTGCTGCTCGGCATCGGCGGCACGTTCGTGCTCGGCATCGGCGCGCTGGCGCTCGGGGTCGTGCTCATGCTGATCTGGTTCCTGTTCCCGCGCTCGAAGCGGTTCTTCCGCGGGGAGAGCCTCAACCGCGAGACGCAGATCCTCGTCCCGGAGGATCCCGGCGAGTTCTACCGCTCGGTCGACGGCGGCCGCGCGTAACGCGGACCGTCGGGAGCCCCCGGGCTCGTCGTCTTCTCCCGCTCACCTGTCGCGATCTGCGGGGTTCGGTGCAGATTGCGACAGGCGAACGAAGCGGGCTCAGGCCAGGGCGGCGTCGAGCGGCGCGAGCGGGATGCCGTGCGCCGCCGCCACGCCGGCGTTCACCACCGCGCCGCCCACGGTGTTGAGACCTGCCGCGAGCGCGGGATCGGCCCGCAGCGCGCCCGCCCACCCGTGCCGGACGATCTGGCGGATGTAGGGGAGCGTCGCGTTCGTGAGGGCCGAGGTCGAGGTGTTCGGCACCGCGCCCGGCATGTTCGCGACGCAGTAGAAGACGCTGCCGTGCACCGGGAACGTCGGGTCCGCGTGGGTCGTCGGGCGGGTGTCCTCGAAGCAGCCGCCCTGATCGACCGCGATGTCGACGAGCACCGAGCCCGGCCGCATCCTGGCGACCATGTCGTTCGTGACGAGCTTGGGCGCCTTCGCACCGGGAATGAGCACCGACCCCACGACGAGGTCGGAGTCGACG harbors:
- a CDS encoding FtsK/SpoIIIE domain-containing protein encodes the protein MAPRSAPSVASASAFDELVDGAEPLSLPPPWTAPARPPVPIIAALVPIAGAVVLWLVTGWIAALWLAALGPLIAGATVLDAARALRRERARALADAAAARLRVGAQVDRRQAAERADLWARHRDVLGYVRRDDEVWRAVPGREGVWVVGAGTVGSTVSVTGGGLDEESEHLRRRARRLDRAPVLVPLSAGLAVRGGGALAAAVVRALALQLCLALPPGAVRVVAGPADDGAWMRMLPHREIAAPVRLAITGPGDAAPDDADIVLMHLAPGAPVPPRCGALLTVLSPARALLDHDGSAHEISVEAVGRDQAEALAGGLAARAARIGIGQTAEPPVALGPLLRDAPPARRGGLPAVIGARGGEPVVVDLVTDGPHAVVAGVTGAGKSELLVTWVLALAATHSTDEVAFLLADFKGGTAFDPLAGLPHVAGVITDLDGTGALRAIQSLRAEIRRREAALAAAGARDVLDPAAGLGRLVVVVDEFAALLGERPELHALFADVAARGRALGIHLILGTQRITGVVRDGLLANCPLRISLRVTDATDSRAVIGGDEAARLDGGQAGRGVALLRRASDGAPQRFRVALSAPSDVAAARTARQGAPLRRPWLPALPEQLALAEITAQVPTGGLALGLADEPEQQRQHPLVISAADRGVLVVGRAGAGKTTALHTLAAQASSVVWVPRHGEGAWDAVTSLVEAPRAGAVIVIDDLDALGGGLPLDYAHELHDRIERLVRLAGDAGMLVLASAQRLNGAIARVADLLPRRLILGTVSRVEHVSLGGEPEHFAARCPPGRGRWDGTAVQVARTAEQAGPPRTRTPATWRPQHPLAGVVVRSPAGIRDVLADWASHGTHVVAPAEFGAHLHADDAPVVVVGDVDDWQRHWRLLTEVRAEHELVIDAGCLADYRMLTGERALPPYCEPGRARAWLHVPGDSAVRVALE
- a CDS encoding APC family permease, with the translated sequence MATTPIILSRPDGKGLAAGTLGLWGSTVIGLASTAPVYSLVATLGFVVLAVGAQAPIAFVIAFIPMLFIAFAYRELNNAVPDCGTTFTWGTKAFGPWVGWLGGWGVAVAGMVVLANLAQIAGIYFWALIDGIARTPEDALLADNVPLVTATGVVFIAAMTWVSWRGVEIGERIQNILLGIQYLALAIFVVAALWHFFAGTAPDPTPFDWSWFNPFAFTDWSGFIEAILLALFIYWGWDTCLALNEETKDPTRIPGRAALLTTIILLFTYVSVTVAAMMYAGLGETGTGLGNEANADDFFLAVKDGLLGPLGWVLVVAVMISAISSTQTTILPTARGTLAMAAYRALPARFKTVHPRYRTPSFSTLVMGIVASVYYVGMTLISDNILQDSILSLGLAIAFYYAITGYACVWYFRRDLFTSARDFFYKGLLPLLGALMLTYAFVQSAIDMYDVDYGYTVLLGIGGTFVLGIGALALGVVLMLIWFLFPRSKRFFRGESLNRETQILVPEDPGEFYRSVDGGRA